Genomic DNA from Haloplanus aerogenes:
GACGGCGGTCCGCGACACGGGCCGCACCGTCAGCGTCGCGCGTTTCTCCGTCACTACCTCGAACGACTGGTAGTCGGTGTCGCCGTCGGCGCGTGCCCGGAGCGTGTAGGTGCCGGGGGTCGCGTCGGCGGGGACCGACAGCCGGGCCGTCCAGACGCCGTCGTACGCCCACGTCTCGACGACTGCGAAGCCGAAGCGGTCGGCGTCGGGCCCCTCGACCACGTCCACGTCGATGGCGGTGCGGTCCGGCCGGCGGTTGGTCGTCCCGCGAACGAGTAGCGTCGACCCCGCCTCGATAGTGCGGACGCCGGTGAGCGCCGAGCGGTTGTCGGGCACCACGTCGACGATACGGACGCTCCGGAGCAGATCGGACGCGTCGTCGGTAGCGAGGAGGGCACCCGAGGCCGCCACGCTGGACGCGGCTGCCGGACCGACCACCAGCGACAGCACGAGGCCGAGGACGGCGACGCGGTGCATCCCTCAGTACGTGGGTCGATCCTCGTGCACGCCCTCACGCTCGTTGACGAGGCGGGCGAAGGTAAAGAGGGCGTCCGAGAGGCGGTTGAGGTAGGCGATGGCCTCGGCGTTGACGGGATCGGTGCCGGCGAGGTCGACGGCCCGGCGCTCGGCTCGACGGACGACCGTCCGAGCGTGGTGGAGAGCGGCACCGGCCTCACACCCCGTCGGGAGGACGAACGACTCCAGGGGCGCCAGTTCTTCGTCCGCCGCGTCGATCCACTCCTCCAACTGTTCGGTGTGTTCCTCGCGGACGACGGGGTCGTCCTCGTCGGGATTGGGGTTGGCGAAGTCCGCCTGCACGACGTGGAGGTGGTTCTGGACGCGTTCGAGATACTCGTCCACGTCGGCGTGGCCCGTCGGGCGGATGGTCCCGATGAGCGCGTTGGCCTCGTCGACGGTGCCGTAGGCCTCGATCCGGGGACTGGTCTTCGAGACGCGGGACATGTCCCGCAGGTCGGTCATGCCCTCGTCGCCCCGGCCGGTGTAGATCTTCATGCGAGCGTCCGGTCGACGTACTGCAGGATGTTGGTGCTCTCGGGCATCGTGACGCCGTGGTCGTCGTCGACGAGAACGGGTACGGCGCGCTGGCCGCTGACGCGTTTCACCTCGTTGCGCTGCGAGTGGAGCGCCTCGACCCAGATGGTCTCGTAGTCGATGTCGTGGTCCTGGAGCGCGTCGTGAACCTTCTCACAGTGTGGACAGCCGTCGAGCGCGTAGAGTGTGATCGACATACTCCACGTTGGGTTGCGGACGGCAAGTAGCTTGGCCCGCCCGTCGGAAGGGTCGCGACCCAATCGGTAGCGCCGAAAACGAGCGTTCGTCCCGTTCAGTCCAGATTCGAAATCGCTTCGTCGATATCGAACTCCAGCGTGGTTTCGGACCCCTCCTCGCTTCGGTCGACTTTCTCCTGGTCCTCGTCGATCTCGACTTCCGGCCCTTCCTCCTCGGTGAACTCCGTGTTGACTCCCCACGGCATGCTATCGGTCCTCGGCCAGCACGTCCCGCGTTCTCGATTTCGCGATCCGATGGTCCATTCGACCTTCGTACCGGACGTGCCGATATAGGTGTTGGGTTCTTGCAGGCGTGTCTGGAACGGGACGCGAATCTATAACACGGAGGCGAAAGCAGGGTGATATAAGAATCCATCGGCCCGGCGAGGATTCTGAGTCAAAATAGCGTTCGAAGGGGTGCTTTAGAATCAAATTTGAGAATGTAACCGGAAAATTTTTGAGAAAGAGAGATAGCTACCGGGGCATGAATTTACTGTCGAGTATCGTCGGGACGGTGTCCCAGGAGGCGAGTACCGTCGAAACGGCTGCCGATCGAGACGACGGCGAGACGCCGGATGTATCGATCGAGTCAGAGACGGACACGGGCCTCGGGTTCGGCGCGAACTTCCACACGATTCTGAACCACCTCAACACTCCCATCTTCATTCTCGACGCGGACGGCGATCTCGTCGTATGGAATCGGGCGCTCGAAGAGCTGACCCAGGAGTCCGAAGCGGGAGCGAAAGAACTCACCCGGGAACACGGCGTTACCGGTCCAGCCTTCTACCCCGACGGGCGACGGTCGAAAACGCTCGCCGACAAGGTCGTCGACGCGCCCGAACGGACCCACGAAGAGTACGACGTGCCGCGGATCACGGACGTCGACTACACACTCTACGGCGACGAGAGCGTGATGACCGACGCCAACGGCAACGAGCGCCACATCGAGTTCACCGCCGCGCCCCTCTACGACGAAGACGACGAGTTCGTCGGGGTGGTCGAGATGATCCAGGACCGGACGGAGGACGCGCTCAAACAGCAGGAACTCGAGAGGCTCGTCGACGAACTGCAGTCGACGATGTACGCGATCGAGAACGGGAATCTCGGCGCCCGTGCCACGCTCGGGGACGTAGAACACATCGACACGGAACTCCTCGAGGTCACGGAGAGCCTCAACGATATGGCGATCAAGTTGGAGGGGATGATCGACGAGGTCATCGACATCGCGGATACGGTGTCGGAAACGAGTGAGGATCTGAGTAGCACCAGCGAGGAGGTGACCAGTTCGATCAAAGAGATCGAGACGTCCAGTGGGGAGATCGTCGACGGGGCAGACAACCTCGCCGAACAGGTCGAGGAAGCGGATACGAGTATCTCGAACCTCTCGGCGTCGATCGAGGAGATCACGGCGACGGCAAACGAGGTCAACGGGCAGTCGGAACAAGCGGCGGAACTGGCGACCGACGGCGTCGACGAGGCAACCGACGCGATCGAGCAGATCCAGAACGCCGTCGAAGCCGCCAACGAGATCGAGGACGACATCGACACCCTGGAACAGCAGATGGACGAGATCGGTGAGATCACGGATCTGATCTCGGACATCACCGACGAGACGAACCTGCTCGCACTGAACGCGAACATCGAGGCGGCTCGGTCCGCAAACGGGAGCGACGGGTTCGGCGTCGTCGCGAACGAGATCAAGTCGCTCGCGGAGGAATCGCAGGAGGCCACGGAGGAAATCGAGAACATCATCGAAGAGACACAGGAGCAGACGGCGGACGTGACGGACCAGATCGACGCCGCGACGGCGGAGATCACGGGAGGGGCGAACGCCGTCGAAGAGCTGGTCACGGTCTTCGAGGAGATCGACGACGCGGTCTCTGACGCCAGTAATGGGGTTGCAGAGATCGCCGAAGCTGTCGAATCGCAGGCGGACGAAGCCGACCAGGTGAGTCACGTCGTGAAAGAGACGTCGACGATGTCCCAGCAGATTGCGGGGTCGATCCAGCAGATTTCGACGGGGGTCGAACAGCAGTCGACGGCGATGTCCGAGACCGCGGAGATGGCCCAGGAGTTGAGCCACTCCAGTCGCCAGCTCCACGAGCAGGTCGCCCGGTTCGACACCGAGCAGGGGCAGACCGAACGGAACGCCGCATCGACCAGTTAGCGGGTCCGCCCCCGATCCGACGACGAGATACTGGCCCGTCGGTCGACAGGGTACGTGGAGGACGAGGCCCGCGAACAGTGGTATGCGGTGTGTCGTTCAGTCGACGTGGTGATCGGTCAGTGGGGAAGATACTATGGGCATAAACATCTACTTGTATGAGAACAGCCATGGGACGCTCTTACGGTAGCACATCTCTCTCAAGACCACTAGCTGAGGAACCAATTTCGGTCCTTCACGTCGATGATGAACCCGATTTCGCCGAGACGGCCGCTGATTTCTTTGAACAGAGGCAAGCCAGAATCGACATCACTGCGGTAGGCAGTGCTACTGAGGGGCTTGAGTACCTCTCGGAGGCGGACGTCGATTGTATCGTCAGCGATTACCGGATGGCTGGGATGGACGGCCTCGAATTTCTGGAGGCTGTGCGCGAGGAGTATCCCGATCTGCCGTATATTCTACTCACCGGCAAGGGGAACGAGGACGTCGCCAGCGCCGCCATCTCGAAAGGCGTTACCGAGTACCTCCAAAAGAAGCCCGGCGCGGACCAGTTTTCCGTCTTAGCCAATCGCATCGAAAACGTGGTCGATCAGACGCGGGCAGAACGTCGCCTCGAAGAGAGCCAACGACGCTTCCAGACGCTACTGGACAACGTTCCGGGCATCGTCTATCGCGGTCACAACGACCGGGGCTGGCCGATGCGCTTTCTCAGCGACGACTGCGTCGAACTGACCGGATACGAGCCGTCGGCACTGGTCGACGGCGACGTTAGTTACGGTCGGGACATCATACACGAAGACGACCGCGACCGAGTCTGGGAAGTCGTCCAAGACGCTCTTTCGTCCCACGACCCCTTCCGCATCGAATATCGTATCCGGACTGCCGACGGCACGGAGAAGTGGGTCAGGGAGCAGGGACAGGGCGTCTTCGAAGACGGCGACGTCGTGGCTCTCGAAGGCTTCATCACGGACGTAACGGCTCGAAAGCAGTCGCAGAGACAACGCGAGTTCCAGTCTTCGTTGTTGGAAGCAAAGATGGAGGCCACTATCGATGGGCTACTCGTCATCGACGAGGATCGAACCGTCGCCTCCTACAACGACCAGTTCGTCGAGATGTGGGAGGTTCCGGATGAAGTAATCGAGACGAAATCGGACGAAGCGCTGCTGGACTGGGCCGTCGATAACAAGCTTGCAGAACCCGAGGATTTCCTGACGCTGGTCGAAGACCTCTACGACCACCCCGACAGAACGAGTCGTGACGAAGTCCGACTCACGGACGGTCGCGTCTTCGACCGGTATTCGGCCCCGGTCGTCGGCGACGACGGGACCAACTACGGTCGCCTCTGGGTGTTTCGGGACATCACCGAGCGCACGGAATACGAGCGGGAACTCGAACGGCAAGAATTCCTGTTCAGCCGAGTGCAGGAGATCGCGTCCATCGGCATCTGGGAGTACGATCCACAGTCGGGTGAGCTGATCTGGTCCGACGGCATTCGTCGCATTCACGGCGTCGACGACGACTACGAACCGACGTTAGCGGAGGGGATCGACTTCTATCACCCCGACGACCGTGACGAAATCGAAGCCACCGTCACCCGCGCAATCGAGGAGTGCGAGGGGTTCAATCGCGAACTGCGTATCGTCCGGCCGGACGGAGACGTCCGAAACGTTCGGACGTGGGGAGAAGTCAGCACGGACGAACACGGCGCGACGGAGGTCATTCGGGGGGTGTTTCAGGACATCACCGACCGCAAGGAGCGCGAAGAGCAACTCCAGACCTACGAGTACGTGTTCGAATCCGCCCTCAGCGCCCTCGCTATCGCGGGCCTCGATGGCGAATTGCGGTCGGTCAACGCCGCCTTCTGTGAGATGTGGGGATACGAGGACTGCGAGGATCTCCTGAGCCAGTCAGTCACCGACTTCTGGACGGAGCCCGAGGCGGCGGCGAACGTCGTCGACGCGATTCGAGAGACGGGCCGTTGGGAGGGTGGACTCCAAGGGGTTCGCGAGGACGGAACCACGTTCGACACCTACTGTTCCGCGAGTACGGTGACCGACGACGACGGCGACCCGATTGCGCTGATGTCGTCGTTCGTCGACGTCACCGAGCGCAACCGACACGAGCAGAAACTCGCCGAGGAGCGCGAGAAATACGCGACGCTGGTCGAACAGAGCCACGATGGGATCGCGATCATCCAAGACGGAGCGTTCGTCTTCGTCAACTCCCGACTGTCGGACATCGTCGGCTACGAAGAATCCGACCTCCTCGGGATGCCTATCATCGACCTGATCACGCCGAAGAGCCGAGAACTGGTCCAGAAGCGCCACGAGCAACGGCTGGACCCGGGCGCCGACGACCCACCCTCGCAGTACACCCTGACGTTCGAGACGGCTGATGGACGCGAAAGAGTCGGGGAGGTCAGTGCCGCCGTGATTCAGTACGAGGGTGCGCCGGCGGTGTTGACGTCGGTTCGGGACGTGACCGAACGACAGCAATACGAAGACGAGTTGGAGCGGGTCAACGAGGAACTGGAAGTGTTGAATCGGGTCGTTCGCCACGACATCCGCAACGACATGACGGTCATCCTCGGCTGGGCCGAAATGCTCGGAGAGCACGTCGACGACGACGGAAAGGAGCGTCTCGAAACGATTCTCACGGGCGGCAAACACGTCGTCGAACTCACGGAAATCGCTCGCGACTACGTCGAGACGCTAACGGGTGACGGCGCGGTCGACGTCAAACCCGTGCAATTGGATCCGATGCTCAGGAACGAGATCATGCTCCGTCGAGAGGCGTACCCCGACGCGGATATCGTCGTCGAAGAGCCGATTCCGGATGTCGGCGTGCAAGCGAACGAGATGCTGTCCTCCGTGTTCCGGAACCTGCTGAACAACGCTGTCCAACACAACGACAAGGACAGGCCGGTCGTCGAGGTAACTATCCGCGAGAGAGCGGACGAGGTCGAAGTGACGGTCGCGGACAACGGGCCGGGAGTGCCCGAATCCCAACGCGAGACGATATTCGGGAAGGGCGAGATGGGCCTCGATAGCGGTGGAACGGGCATCGGGCTCTACCTCGTCCACACGCTGGTCAAGCAGTACGGCGGCGACGTTCGGGTCGAAGACAACGACCCAGAGGGTGCGGCCTTTACCGTAACGCTCCCGAGAGCGGGGTGACGAATCGTCTTCGCCAGTGACCGCTCCGACAGGCTCCCCGAATCTATATTATAAATCGAGTGCACTTTTTCGGCATGTCTTTCGATACCACCCCACAAAAAATCGAATCCGGAACGTCCGGACTCGACGACGTGCTACACGGGGGACTCCTCTCGGGCCACACAGCGATCGTCACTGGTGGACCGAGGACGGGAAAGACTATCTTGGCCCTCCAATTTCTCGCGGCCGCCGATGGTGACGCGCTGTATATCGGCTTCGAAGAGCGCGAACGAGAACTGCGACGGAACGCAGAACACCTCGGGATCGATCTGTCTGATGTCTCGATATTGGATCTAAGCGCGAAGGGAGACCACTTCTTCTCCGAAGAGGCGTACACCCTCTTCTCCAGCGAGGAGGTCGAAGGTGAAAAGTTGCTCAAACAAATCGCCTCGGCAATCGAGAACTACGACGTTGATCGTCTCGTCGTCGACCCGCTCTCGGAACTCCGCTCGCTGCTCCCCGACGACTTCCAGTTCCGTCGCAACATCTCCTCGCTGTTCAACACGCTCAACGACCGGGACATCACGGGCGAGTTCAGATCGACGAACTACCAGACCAGCTATCTGGCAGACAACCTCATCTTCCTGCAGTATCTAGAAGTCGACGGCGACATCGAGAAGGCAATCGGCGTGCTGAAAAAGCGCTTCGGCGGGTTCGAACAGTCGTTACGCGAGCTGTGGATCGACACCGGTGGACTCCATGTCGGCGAGCGACTGAGCGGCTACCGTGGGATCCTCACCGGAACCCCGGAACCGACCACCGAGGATCGGTAGCCCGGCCGGAGCAGAGATCCCAATGAACGAGGTTATCGGACGTGGTGCGACGCGAATAGCCCTTCGGGTGAGTCGCGACCGTAATCGACGCCTGCTTGCCGACCTCCTCGCGGATCACGACGTCGTCGATATCACCGATACCGTCCCGGGAGGGACCGATCTCTGCATCGTCGATGATCGAGGGTTGACTCGGATAGCGACAGCGCTCACCGACTGGAAGCACGACCAACAGCCGACCTACGCGCCGGTACTTCTCCTGTCCGAGTCGAGCAGAACGAATCCATGGAAACGGTACGGCGGTCGGTTAGGTGAGCAAATCGACGCCATCCAGCCGATCCCGGCCCCGAAAATGGCGATTCGCACACGCGTCGAGTCGTTGCTGGAGACACGACGGTACTCCGAAGAGTTGGCGAGTGAACGTCAGTTGGTCGAGCAAATCTTCGACACGAGTCCGATAGCCAAGGTCGTCCTCGACGCCGACGGCAATATCGTGCGAGCGAACCAGCGCGCCGAGGACGTACTCGGACTGAGGAGATCGGAGCTCTCCGAGCGATCGTACGATTCCCCGGAGTGGCGGATCATCGACGAGAACGGCGACCCGATCCCGAGCGACGATCTCCCCTTCTCTCGGGTCATGAGGTCGGGCGAACCGGTCTACGGCTACGAACATGGGATCGAGCGTCTCGACGGGGACCGAGCGTGGCTCTCGATCAATATGGGACCGATCCTCGACGAGAACGGTGAGATCGACTATCTCGTGAGTTCCATCGAGGACGTCACCGAGCGCAAGCGACTCGAACGTGAACTACGGGAGTCCGATGAACTCCACCGGGCCACGCTGAGCAACATCATGGATACGGTGTTCATCACCGACGACGCGGGCCGGTTCACGTACATCTGCCCGAACGTCCACTTCATCTTCGGGTACACGGCCGACGAGGTTCGAGAGATGGGAACAGTAGAGGCATTGCTTGGGGAAGATCCCGCACCAGATGGGGTTGCCGACGGGGAGACGGCCGAAAATATCGATTGGCAAGTCACCGACTCCGAAGGGGAAGAACACATTTTGCTGGTCACGGTGACCTCGGTCTCGATTCAAGACGGGTCGAGACTCTACAGCGCCCGTGACGTCACGGACCTCGTCGAATCCGAGCGTCGGCTCGAACTCGAGCGAGAGCGCCTCGAAACCGTCGTCTCGAATGCCCCACTCATCCTCTCCGCCGTCGACAGCGACGGGACGATCACGCTCAGCAAAGGGAAACAGCTCGAACAGATCGGCCTCGAACCCGGAGAACTGGTAGGAAAGTCAGTGGAGGACGCGTTCGGCGACGTGCCGGAGATTCTCGACAACGTCGAGCGGGCACTCGACGGCGAGGAATTCTGGACGGAAACGCGCATCGGAGACCGGTATCTTCAGGCGTGGCATCAGCCCGTGTTCGAGGACGGCGACGTGGCTCACGTAATCGTCGTCGCGCAGGACATCACGGATCGCAAACGCCAAGAGGAACGGTTCCAGGCGTTCGTCGAGGGGTCCTCGGACATCATCACCGTCCTCGGCAGTGGGGGGGTCGTCGAGTACGTGAGTCCCTCCGTCGAGCGCATTCTCGGATACGACCCCGACGAACTGGTCGGTGAGAACGCGTTCGACATAATCCATCCGGAGGACCGCGACGACCTCGTCGCGGGCTTTGCAGAACTTTCCAGGGAGGACGGGGAGACGTTTACCAAGCGGTATCGAACGAGACACGCGGACGGGTCGTGGCGGTGGACGGAATCTCGAACGACCAAGCGACCGGACATGGCCCAGGGGAGATACGTCGTCAACACGCGCGACGTCACCGAGCAGGTAGATGTCGAACGAAAGCTCCGTAGGACCGAGCAGAGTCGCTCGCTCGCACTCAAAGTCTCCCAGGCCGGTGTCTGGGAGTGGAACCTGGAAACCGACGAGGTGATATGGAACGAGGCGATGGAGGCGCTGTTCGGAATCAACCCGGACACGTTCGAGGGGACCTACGAAGCATTTGCCGACCGCCTCCACCCCGAGGACCTCCCCGACGTCGAAGCGGCCATCGAACAGTCCATCGAACAGGACGAGCCGTTCCACACGTCGTTTCGAATCGTCCGGGACGACGGTGTCGAACGCTGGGTCGAGGCACGAGGAAAAGTCGTCTCCGATGGGGCCGGGGCCCCGGAACGAATGTTGGGCGTTAACGTCGATATCACCGAGCGAAAAGAGCGAGAACGCGAGCTCGAACAGTACGAGACAATCGTCGAGACGGCGGCCGACCCGATCTACGTACTCGACGACGATGGCCAAGTTACGCTGGTGAACGAAGCGTTCACAGCGGCGGTTGGTCTCGCGAAATCTGAGATCACGGGGGAGAAGGTCACGACGTTACTGGACCGGGACGACGTCGAGGCAAGCCTCGTACGCGTTGAGGAACTGAGTGAAGGCGCCGGGAGTCACGAGACGCTCGAAGTGTCCGTTTCGACACCGGAAGGGCAACGGCAGTACGAGGTCAATATCACACCCATCACCGGTGCTGAAGACGGCGTATCGGGGACGGTAGGCGTCGCACGCGAGGTCACCGACCTCAGGGAACACGAGCGTCAGCTTCGGCGGACACAACGGGCAATCGAAGCCTCCGGCCACGCCATCTACATCACGGATCCCGATGGAGTAATCGAGTACGTCAACCCGGCCTTCGAAGAGATCACGGGCTATGCGCGAGAGGAGGTGATTGGGAACACGCCGCAGCTCTTGAGTTCGGGAGAGCTTCCGGAGACCCACTATGCGGAGCTCTGGGCGACGATCAAATCGGGCGACATCTGGGACGAGGAGATCGTCAACGAGCGAAAGGACGGCGGGCAGTATCACGCCGCTCAGACGATCGCGCCGATCATGGACGAAAACAGCCGAATCGAGGGGTTCGTCGCCATCCAGACGGACATCACCGATCACAAGGATCGCCTCCAGCAGTTGCGGGTCATGGATCGCGTGCTCCGGCACAATCTGCACAACGACATGAACGTCATCCGGGGGTTCGCCGAGATAGTTCGACAGGAGGCCGAAGACCCAGTGTCGAACTATGGAAAACAGATCGTCGAACACAGTGACCACCTCCTGAACCTCACTGACAAACAGCGGAAGATCACCGAGGTTCTCTCGTCGGAGCCACATCGCGAGTCGGTCGATGCGGTGTCCACAGTCCAACGGACCGTCGAGATGATCTCGAAAAACTATCCGGACGCACGCATCGATCTCGACCTTCCGGAAGAGGCGACCGTGTCGGCAACTGATGGCCTCGGACAGGCCATCGAAGAGTTGGTGAGCAACGCGATCACGCACACCGATCGGGAAGTCCCCGACGTAGCGATTCAGGTCACGAACGACGTTGAGACCGTCCAGATTCGGATCGCGGATACCGGTCCCGGTATTCCGGAGATGGATCGCCGGGTCGTGCTGGGTAAACACGAGGTCGAGCAACTCTATCACGGGACTGGATTAGGACTCTGGCTCGTCTCGTGGATCATCCGACGCTCCAACGGAAGTCTGTGGTTCGAGGAAAACGAGCCACGCGGGTCGGTGGTCGTGATCACGCTTCGAAAACCGACCGACGCAACGAATGGATTGTCCTAGCCCGGTTGTGACTAACGCGCGGTGCGAACAGCCGATGAGCAAGCGCTCGCAGTGGTGACGAATCGGCGTTCAGATCGGCCGCGCTCGGCCTGTCAGGCGACGGACGGGCGTGATCGACTCCGAGAGATGCTCCGAACTCCCGCTAGACGGTGATCCATCTGCACTGCAGTCTCGACTGTCGCGGGATAATTCATATCGCGACATGCGATTTATGCGCCGTTTTCGGGAACCAGTATCTTCAATTGGACCGGCGGCCGAAAGACAGCTATGAGCCTCGAGATGGAACACGACTGCCCGGAGTGCTCGAACGACACCTTCTGGCGGACTGCGAGCACGACGCTCCACCTGGGCGAGAAGACGAAGTGGACGTGTACCGACTGCGACTACGGGCTGGTTCGTGTCGACGGCATCGACAGCTCCGACAACTACGGCGCCTTCTGAGACCGTCGGCCGAACTGATTCGGGAGTAGGGGTGCTATATCGACGAACAGCCGACAGCCGTCACTCGATCTGCTCGCGGTACTCGTCGGCCGAGAGCAGGTCGTCGAACTCGCTCTCCGAACTCGGTTCGATTTCGATCATCCAGCCCTCGCCGTAGGGGTCCTCGTTGACCAGTTCGGGTGCGTCGAACAGATCCTCGTTGACGGCGAGGACGGTCCCCGAGACGGGCGAAACGAGGTCGGAGACGGCCTTGATGCTTTCGACGACGCCGAACTCGCCCTCTTTCGTCACGTCGTCGCCCTCGGCCGGGAGTTCGACGAACACCACGTCGCCCAACTCGTCCTGTGCGAAGTCGGTGATGCCGATCCGAACGCTGTCGCCGTCGGTGGTCGTCCATTCGTGCGATTCCAGATACCGTCGATCCGTGGGTACGTCGAAGCTCATTTGTCGATGAAGGGGGGAGTTACTACGTTCGCCTGTTTCGGTTCGCCCCGGACCAGCACCCGAACGCGGGTGCCCGGAGGTGCCTGTTCGGTCGAGAGGTAGCCGAGACCGATGGGTTCGCCGAGCGTGGGACTCATCGTCCCGCTCGTGAGATGGCCGAGATGCTCGCCGTCGGCGTCGACCACCTCGTAGCCGTGGCGGGGCACGCCCCGTTGCTGGAGGACGACACCCCTGAACCGCTCGTCGACGCCCTCGCTCTCGACGCGTTCGAGGGCGTCACGCCCCACGAACTCCGTGTCGAGGTCGACCGTCCACCCGACGCCCGCCTCGTAGGGGGTACGGGGTTCGTCCTCGGGATCGAAGTCCTGCCCGGAGAGGAGAAAGCCCATCTCCAGCCGCAAGGTGTCGCGAGCGCCGAGGCCACAGGGCTGGCAGTCGAACGCCGACCACACCGTCTCGGCCTCGTCCCACGGGACGAGGAACTCGAAGCCGTCCTCGCCGGTGTACCCCGTCCGCGACGTGAAACACCGCACGCCGGCCACGTCGAGGAACGCCGCGTCGAAGCGGGCGATATCGCGACTCGCGCCATCGGTCGCCGCCGCGGCGAGATCGGGCGCATCGGGACCCTGCAGCGCCAGCATGGCCCACTCCTCCGTGGCGTTGTGGACCGTCGCGTCGAGATCCCACTCGTCGCGATACTCGATCCAGCGCGTGTACATTTCGGTGTCGTGCCCCGCGTTCGGGATGAACAGGTACTGCGGGACACCGTCGGCATCGGCGAGCCGAAACACCACCGTGTCATCGAGGATGATCCCCTCGTCGTCGGTGATACACGCGTACTGGGTATCGCCCGGATCGAGTTCGGCCACGTCGTTGGTGGTCAGTCGCCCCATCAACTCCGCCGCGTCGGGGCCTGATACCCGAATCTCGCCCATATGCGAGACGTCGAAGAGGCCGGCCGACTCCCGAACGGCCGCGTGTTCGGTCCGGATCGAGTCGAACTCGACCGGCATCTCCCAGCCGCCGAACTCGGTGAACGAGGCATCCCGGTCGGCGTGGATCGCGTGTAAGGGTGGCTTCCGTAGGCCCATATCCGTATCTCGACGCCTCGTGACCTAATGGTTTTGTCCGTCGCTGAACGGATAGTTATTGGATAAACCGTATACTGCAATACAGAATCGAGGGTGCGCGTCCCAACCGAAAAGCGAAAGTCCAGCCCTGCTCGTACGTGCCCGTCTGGATGGTATCCACCCGACGACTTCGACTGCTGTCCCTGTGTCTCGGTCTCGGTGCGCTCGCCGTACTCGGGTGGCAGTATTCGGTGGCCGACCTGCTCGCCTACATTCGGGGCGAGAATCGGTGGGTCGTCGTGTTCGGCCTCGGTGTCTTGTATCTCGTGCGCCCACTGCTGCTGTGGCCGCTCAGCGTGTTCTCCGTGTTCATCGGCTACGTGTTCGGCTTTCCCGTCGGCGTCCCGCTGGTGCTTGGAGGGACGCTGCTCACCTGCCTCCCGCCGTTCCTCGTCGCGACGCACTTCGGCCACGAATTCGGTCGACTCGCAACCCACGGTTCGGCGCTGGTCGAGACGACCGGCGAACTCCGGGGAATGGTCGCCGCACGCCTCTCGCCTGCCCCTGCCGACGCGGTGTCGTACGGGGCCGGCATCGCCGGCGTGCCGCTCCGGAGCTTCGCGCTCGGCACACTCGTCGGTGAACTGCCGTGGGCGCTGTTTTACGTGCTTCTCGGTCGCTCCCTTCGCACCTTCTCGGCGGCAGGGATCGAACAGATCGACCTCCGTCTGCTCCTCCTCGCCGCGCTCGTCTCCGTCCTCCTCGTCGCACGGCCGCTCTACGAATACCTCCGGGACCGACTCCGATTCTAACCGTCGACAGGCGTGGAGTTGCGTCGATTGC
This window encodes:
- a CDS encoding DUF7282 domain-containing protein; protein product: MHRVAVLGLVLSLVVGPAAASSVAASGALLATDDASDLLRSVRIVDVVPDNRSALTGVRTIEAGSTLLVRGTTNRRPDRTAIDVDVVEGPDADRFGFAVVETWAYDGVWTARLSVPADATPGTYTLRARADGDTDYQSFEVVTEKRATLTVRPVSRTAVVVDATLPDGGYVELRDGGTVVGVSSYLSPGSHTGVSVPVDTGTSSFTAVAVVGTPDRRLGAYTVDGETVAVALRLPTPTVTATPTATPEPTATPSPSPTPPTRSPTRPSPTRSPTTGASGPGFGVVATTLSLAVGWGFARRRIR
- a CDS encoding cob(I)yrinic acid a,c-diamide adenosyltransferase: MKIYTGRGDEGMTDLRDMSRVSKTSPRIEAYGTVDEANALIGTIRPTGHADVDEYLERVQNHLHVVQADFANPNPDEDDPVVREEHTEQLEEWIDAADEELAPLESFVLPTGCEAGAALHHARTVVRRAERRAVDLAGTDPVNAEAIAYLNRLSDALFTFARLVNEREGVHEDRPTY
- a CDS encoding glutaredoxin family protein gives rise to the protein MSITLYALDGCPHCEKVHDALQDHDIDYETIWVEALHSQRNEVKRVSGQRAVPVLVDDDHGVTMPESTNILQYVDRTLA
- a CDS encoding methyl-accepting chemotaxis protein, which translates into the protein MNLLSSIVGTVSQEASTVETAADRDDGETPDVSIESETDTGLGFGANFHTILNHLNTPIFILDADGDLVVWNRALEELTQESEAGAKELTREHGVTGPAFYPDGRRSKTLADKVVDAPERTHEEYDVPRITDVDYTLYGDESVMTDANGNERHIEFTAAPLYDEDDEFVGVVEMIQDRTEDALKQQELERLVDELQSTMYAIENGNLGARATLGDVEHIDTELLEVTESLNDMAIKLEGMIDEVIDIADTVSETSEDLSSTSEEVTSSIKEIETSSGEIVDGADNLAEQVEEADTSISNLSASIEEITATANEVNGQSEQAAELATDGVDEATDAIEQIQNAVEAANEIEDDIDTLEQQMDEIGEITDLISDITDETNLLALNANIEAARSANGSDGFGVVANEIKSLAEESQEATEEIENIIEETQEQTADVTDQIDAATAEITGGANAVEELVTVFEEIDDAVSDASNGVAEIAEAVESQADEADQVSHVVKETSTMSQQIAGSIQQISTGVEQQSTAMSETAEMAQELSHSSRQLHEQVARFDTEQGQTERNAASTS